The window AGGTACCTTGTAGTTATATTAGAAGATAACCCAAGAGACTGTGGTTTGGACCCAATGTGATGAGAGATTTGGAACATTCTACTGTGTAGACAAATTAAAGATATTAGAGGAAAACTACTGTCACCTGGATAATGGTCATGGCAATTGGAGCCCTCGGTCCTACTCTGAATTTGCCTCTCCATAACCTTTAGGAGGTCTCAACTTTCTGTGGATTTTTCCATTGAAAAACTCATCCAATTGATGAGTTTCAAGAGGTGCTGCAAACTAAATGGAGAAAATGTACATGTGAAGGTATATGGAGGTAAGAGAAGTCATATAGCCTGGGAGTGATTCCTTTATATAGATGGTGGCTAGTGTAGAAAGTATAGTATCAAAATCACTGCTTTTCTCCCTCCTGTCAGGTACAGCTGCTCCTGACATCTGCAGGCCAGATCTCTGAGAGTGTATCATTCACCTGTGTCTCTCTGAGGGGCAGAGTTTTAAACGTGTTTGCTTGTGCCGAAACATAATGTTATACAGTATTCTCTAATAAAGTCTGTAATCCATTTGTGCTTCCCCTGCTCTTTACCACCTACTCTCCtagtaagaaaacaaaaggcaaaagtGAAATGTACTCTCTACTTGTCTCTTTGgccattttaattcattttctgtttttaaaaaaacttttcagAGTTAAAACCAACAAATGCTTCTGCAGCTCCTCGGTCATTTTTTCTGAGGAATTCCAATGATGGATATGAACCATTCCTACTGGAtgaggatgaagaaaaaaatcaaagcaggtTAACTGAAGACAGATTAAGCTCCATCAATCAAAGCAGTCCTCTTCAAAAACGACCCCCGGTGTTCATCTCAAAAGATGCCTCAGGATATCTGACCAGCGCTTGGTTGACTCTCTTTATCCCCTCTGTCTACACTGGCGTGTTTGTAGTCAGCCTTCCTCTAAATATCATGGCCATCGTTGTGTTCATCTTGAAAATGAAGATCAAGAAGCCTGCCGTGGTGTACATGTTACACCTGGCCACAGCAGATGTGCTGTTTGTGTCTGTACTCCCCTTTAAGATCAGCTACTACTTTTCTGGAAGTGATTGGAAATTTGGGTCTGAAATGTGTCGCTTCGTCACGGCAGCGTTTTACTGTAACATGTACGCCTCCATCATGCTCATGACAGTCATCAGCATTGACCGGTTCCTGGCTGTGGTGTATCCCATGCAGTCCCTCTCCTGGCGGACTCTGGGGAGGGCTTCCTTCACTTGTCTGGTCATCTGGGCTATGGCCATCTCCGGGGTGGTGCCTCTTCTCCTCAAGGAACAAACCACCCAGGTGCCAGGGCTCAACATAACCACGTGCCATGATGTGCTCAATGAAACCCTGCTCGAAGGCTACTATGCGTATTACTTCTCAGCCTTCTCTGCTGTCTTCTTTTTCGTGCCGTTGATCATTTCCACAGTCTGTTATGTGTCTATCATCCAATGTCTTAGCTCTTCCACAGTTGCCACCCGGAACAAGAAGTCCCGAGCTTTGTTCTTATCGGCTGCTGTTTTCTGCATCTTCATCGTTTGCTTTGGACCCACAAACGTCCTCCTGATTCTGCATTATGCGTTCCTTTCTCATAATCCCTCCACAGAAGCCGTCTACTTCGCCTacctcctctgtgtctgtgtcagCAGCATAAGTTGTTGCATTGATCCCTTGATTTACTATTATGCTTCCTCTGAGTGCCAGAGGTACCTCTACAGTATCTTATGCTGCAAAGAAAGTTCTGATCCCAGCAGTTATAACAGCAGTGGTCAGTTGATGGCAAGTAAAATGGATACTTGCTCCAGTAACCTGAATAACAGCATATACAAAAAGCTGTTAACTTAGGGAAAGGGACTGCTggtgagttaaaaagaaaagggtaAAAGAGCAAATAACCTGAGGATTCTATTAGTCCCTGCCAAAAAGTATTTACTTTACCATCTAAAATAACAAATGGTATGATTTGCATACCTCCTTCTTATAAGAGCCATTAAGCATATTTGTTACTTACAGAAAAggataaatgaatataaaacagttATTCCAAGACAGTATTTATAGTGCTACAATAATAACTGAATGTCACTTTTTGGTATATTTAGGTGACTTactgtacatatgtgtgtatacatatgtatgcacacactTGTATCGGTTGCAGTACAGTATAGAATAGGCACTTTGAAACCCTCTTTTTTTCGCCAgagattatgaaaataaactcTGATTCTCTGATTTAATATGCAACATTTAGGTTGGTGGAGTTTAGCCCTGAACATCTAAAGATGCCTGTCAATAGTGAGGGATTCTGTAATTTGGACTTACACAGCTTTTACAAGTAAGCGTATTTTGAAATTGTTCGATAGCTTTAAGTTATTGAGAGATAAGACTTAGTTTGTACTATCTGTTTGTagaaaaagtttttcattttaaacatatcaaagtttgtattctttaaattataaaaatatgatatgGGTGGCATTTTCCATTCACTTTTCTTAGTAGTTAATGAgatgattttaaaagcattttttaaccCCGTAATGAGTATCAAGTACAAAAGTCCTCATGGATTTgacaaaatgatttgaaaattagGTTGAAATGTTTTttccatatgaaaagatgttaacATCAAACAAACAAAGTAGAAAGTTGCAAGGCAAATGCTTacctatttaaaagaaaaaactatttccAAATGCCATAACTTATATTAAAGTACATATTATAAGTAGAAGCTAGCATTGATTTTATTAGTTACtatattcattttacataaaacacAGTGGAGATTTACTGTCATTGTTTATTCagtttgtatatattaaaatacctCTGACTTAATATGACTATTATTACTGTATTATCAGTCTgtacttataaaatattatgtcactgtttttaatgttctctctttttaaaacatatatgtaaCCTATCTTAATAAACATGAGTGTTTGCTTGGTATCTGTTtggaataaatttttattgtatcttGCAGGGTCCTGGCAGGAAGGCCAGTCTAAAGGTTTAGCTGAAGAGTATTTAATGAAGATGTGATTTGCAGAGGTATGGACAGGGTTAAGGTAGCCAACGGGATGATGAAGCGCTTTGGGGACAAGCAATTAAGGGCAGCTGTTACCACCCAGCTCaaaggggatgggggagggaatACACTGACCCTTGTTCTCTGACTTTTTGCCGGTGTACGTCCCATTGCTCCTCATCTTAAACCCAAAGGTCAAGAGAACCTGGGTGACATAGTCCATAAAGGTCAACTTCTTGGAGCGTGGAGAATAAATCTGGGGGTCGGGAGGAGAGCACCATTTCTACCAAAGGCCTTGGGTGATTAGCCTTCtaggtcttttttatttttaatcccctCTTAGGAAAATTCCAGGTTATATCATTGAGCGTATGTTCAGATTCCTGAGTTATAGGCATAGAGGACAGAGTCTGCAGTTCTTTCATAgtaaagagagaaacaaattaaatgtcaGAGCCAGGACGACGTGTCGAAACCTGAAGAAGGGCTGCCCTTGAGTGACAGTCTTTTGCCATCTAACATTCTCGGGGgtaaaagggaggaaaggaaattaaaagcaaaatggcAAGTATCTCTGAGAGTTGAAAGTCAGTCAAAACTTCTGTGATAATGTATTTCTAGATTCATAGCCAATAGTAAAATCATTTCAACGAAACAAGAATTCTGTTAACACAGAATTTTTAAGTTAACACACAGGCTTAAGTTTCTTAAGTCTGGACTCTTCACAAGTGTTTCAGGAATGGATACATTAAATGAAGTCAGCCCAACTCATGGCCACCAGAAGTAGGATCCCCACTCTAACCAGAAAGGGacctttcaacttttctattatgtttcaaaatatgtttgaatCCAATAAACACACTTGGATTTTCTTAACAcgacaatgtttattttttcctccaagtcAAAATAGGATTTTTAAGGAAATGGAATACTTGGCTGTTGAATATACATGTGGAAATTTTTAGGTTGTACTTCTgaatttaagaaattaagaaaaatatttgcacgTTCTTTAGGAAGACTTGAGTTCTGAGAGCAAGTGGAAAATGGTAAGCAGTATTCATGAgcaagctttttaaatttttctgaggCCTGGACCCTCCACTAGTAGCTATCTTCATCTAGGTGTCATAgtaaaaattaaggagaaaaacaataccCAGCAGTAATTTCTTGGCAGAATTTGCATAGCTGTGTGGCTGTTCATTTCAAAATTACTAGACCAAATGTTCACGGAGAGTAGTTGACCACAGAATAaacttatttgtgttttatgaAGGAGATGCAGTTTAGTAAGCTGCAATCTAAGCAGAGGAGAAATGCTCCAATGCTGTGATTCTGGAGTCCTTGAGACCCTTTTAGATGTACAAGGTCAAAACGGTCATAAAACACTAGACATAGTTTGCCCTTTTTCGGTCTGATTCTCTCATGAGTGTAGTGTTGAGTGTTCCGGAAGCTACATGTCATGTGATAGTGCAACAGATTGAATGATGAAGCAGATATGAAAATCTGTCTTCTTTTAAGCCATCCATTCAtggatttgcaaaaatataaaacaatgcaaCTCTCCTCATTCAATCattgtggaaaaaatatttttgtgaaaaatgtgatatttattttaatgtgtaatgagtattatttttaagtgaaagaaatatttttaagttatttattttaatgtttaatatggTAACTGTTGGTAGATATAATCAATGGTTTGCTGCTAAACCAGATCTCCAGGGTGGGGGGGAAGATTTATAGCTTTTGCCAATTTCCATAGTGTAAATACCCCCCCCCCGTTACCAATTTGAAGCTTCCAATGGTTTTACAGTTGGCTAGAAAAATTCCTCTAATGCTGAATTTTTATGAGCTGGTACAGCTGACTCCGTCTGGCACACCACTGGAT is drawn from Rhinolophus ferrumequinum isolate MPI-CBG mRhiFer1 chromosome 7, mRhiFer1_v1.p, whole genome shotgun sequence and contains these coding sequences:
- the F2R gene encoding proteinase-activated receptor 1; amino-acid sequence: MGPRRLLLLVAAGLSLCSPPLSASTGGRKPELKPTNASAAPRSFFLRNSNDGYEPFLLDEDEEKNQSRLTEDRLSSINQSSPLQKRPPVFISKDASGYLTSAWLTLFIPSVYTGVFVVSLPLNIMAIVVFILKMKIKKPAVVYMLHLATADVLFVSVLPFKISYYFSGSDWKFGSEMCRFVTAAFYCNMYASIMLMTVISIDRFLAVVYPMQSLSWRTLGRASFTCLVIWAMAISGVVPLLLKEQTTQVPGLNITTCHDVLNETLLEGYYAYYFSAFSAVFFFVPLIISTVCYVSIIQCLSSSTVATRNKKSRALFLSAAVFCIFIVCFGPTNVLLILHYAFLSHNPSTEAVYFAYLLCVCVSSISCCIDPLIYYYASSECQRYLYSILCCKESSDPSSYNSSGQLMASKMDTCSSNLNNSIYKKLLT